The nucleotide window GGCATTTCAGTTGCGACTTCCTTTGTTGATGTTTCGCCTGTTATTGCAAACGGAGAGAAGCCAGGGGATTCTGCCTTGAAATACAGGTATTTGTCGTCTTCCCTGAGGAGGTTTATTGGAAGTTCATTCCACTTCTTATCACTGTATCTGTTTAGGATTATTGAGGACTTGTCAATACTTTTATTCTGTACCCAGGGTTTCTCAACTTTGAAAGTTATGACTGCATTTTCAAGATTGACTTCATCGTTTCCATATCCGCCGTTTCCGACCCAGATGTTAAGGTAACTGTAGATCTCCCCTCTTGGTGCATCTGGAGTTAGTATGGATTTGTTATTCAGCATCTCGACAATGGCAGTTGTCTTGCCAACAGTCTTCTTGGAGTCAAAGCTCAAATTTGAAATACAGGTGGCATTTTTTGGAAACTCAAACTTTATTTGTTTTCCACTTGTAACGAAAGTCTTGGAGAGTTCCTTAACTTTTACATTCTTTGCGGGTTCAGGAGAACCGCCACCTCCGCTACTTTCTTTACTGCCACTGCTTGAGCTTTTCTTCACTGCAGTAATTGTAGCAGTTTTTAGAGCAGTTCCGTTTTCATTAATTGCAATCAAATTAATACTATATGATCCGGGATTTGTAAACACGTAAATAGGAGCTGCCTCAGTGGAATCCCCCTGCCAATCGTTATTGAAGTCCCAGGCTCTTCCGACCGAATTTTGCGAAAGGTCTGTAAACTGAATAGCAAGGGGAGTATAACCACTTGTTACATTGGTGCTGAAGTCAGGTATAGGAAGCGTCTTATTGCTACTCTCTTCGACAATTCTCTTAACAAATGGGTAATACCTGAGTTCAGCTACCGATGTGTTAGCGATCCTGAAATATATTCCCTGGCCAATTTCCTGATCAGAACCCTTGGTCAGAGTGAAGGCATCCCTGTTGGAAATGCTAAGATTGGTACCATTAATGGAAATATTGTTGAGCTTGCAGGATTCATCTGAACTCTGAATACTCATGGGATTTGCATAGTCAATAAGCCAGAGACCATCAATCATTGTAGTGCCGTTGACTGAACTTTGGGGAAAAATCTTGACATGGACTCTCAAGACAAGAACACTATTTTCTCCCTGGACGTTATCAATTTTGACGTCCCAAGTACCTAGGTACATATCAGTTGGGACAATTGCATCATTTACGTATTTCCCGTCTTTATCGAATTCGAGCCAAACTTTATCACCGTCAATATCCACCAGTTTGACTTTGAGGGTGTAGCCTTGACCTAAATCAAGAATATCACCGGTGTTGATAGCACTCTTATCGTTGCTGTCAAGAACGAGCTTGGCAAGCTTGCCAGTATTGTTAATATTAAGTGGAACGTATTTTTCTCCAAATAAGCCGATAACCGGATAGGTGCCCCAGTCGTTATATTTATTTTTGTATTTATAGGCAACTTCCTTGATGGAAGTATTGTAAACAAGCTCATTCTTTCCAATAATATTTTCGTTAATATTAGAAATACTAAGTGATTCCGTAGCGACGTTACTATCGAGGTCGTAGTAGAAGCCTGCAAAGTTTCTTGCATCCCACCTAAAATTACTATTATCTTTGGCAACCTCTCCTCTTACTTCATAGATTCCTGGCTCTATGGTCTGCTTAAATAGATAGAACCTGAGTTCATTAACCGGGGTATCTATAACTTTGAAGTAAATTTCCTTAGCAATTTTCTGTTCAGAATTCCTGTTCAGAGTGAAAATATATTTGTTTGAGATAATAAGTGTAGTACCGTTTATATAAAGATCATTAAGTTTACCATACTCACTTGAACTATAGATATCTATAGCGTTAAAATAATCAATAAGCCAAAGACCTTTGATTATGCAAACACTAGTATTTGCATCTAGGAATATATTCTTGACGTGGACTTTCAGGACAACAACGTCATTTTCGCCCTGAATGTCGTTGAGTTCAGTAGTCCATGTATTGTCGCCGTTATTAACCGAAACTACTCTATCATCTACATACTGTCCGTATTTGTCAAATTCTAGCCAGACTCTATCACCGTCAACGTCGATCTGCTTTATTTTGAGAGTATAACCCTTACCGAGGTCAATTATATTGCCATTAATAAGTGTATGCGTTTCGTTGCTGTCAAGAATGAGCTTGGCGAGTTTGCTAGAATCAGTTAGTCTGAGTGGGACATATTTTTCCCCAAATAAGTAGATAACAGGGTATTTGTCCCAGCCGGAAAATGAATTTGAATAACTGTAGTTAACACTTTCAATAGTGGTATTGTATTTCAGATCGTTCTCAGAAATCACTTTTCCTTCAATGGAAGCAGTACTGAGTTTGCTAAATTCATCGGTGATATTCAAAGCGGTTGCATAGTCAATGAGCCAGAGACCATCGATGATAGCAGTACTGTTTACTGCATTTTGGAAAACCTGCTTGACATGGACTTTGAGAACAGTTATATCATTTTCACCCTGAATATTATCAAGTTTGCAGGTCCAGGTGCCATCACCATCAGCTACAATAATCTGATCATCTACGTATTTACCATCTTTATCGAATTCAAGCCATATTCTCTCACCTTCAATATCGATCTGCTTAACTTCGAGAGTGTATCCTTGACCTAAATCAAGAATGTCACCTATGTTGAGAGTGTTATTTTCATTGCTGTCAAGAATGAGCTTGGCAAGTTTACTAGCATCGGTAGGTTTGAGTGGAACATAAAGCTCTCCAAATAAACTGATAACTGGATATATATCCCAGGATTCAAACTTGTAATTAGTATTCTGTATCGTTGTTTGATAAACTAAACCATGTTCTCCGATAACATTGCCTTGAGTGCCTTCAACATCTCTAATGGAAAGAGATTCAGTTGCCATATTTTTGTCGTGGTCATAGTAGAATCCTGCAAATTTAGTGGCGTCCACTGTAACGGTTTCACCATTACCCAGAGTATCGATAACATTGTCAATATCAGAGCCATTGTATACTGGGCCACGAATCTCAGCACAATAGTCTATAGGGAGAGCAGCCGAAGTCATAGGTAAAATGAGAATTAAACATAAGGCAATAGCAGTTGAAGATGAAACTACTGAACATGAAGTTTTCATAATCTTCACTAAAATATCCTCCAGTCTTCATTTGTAAAACTATAAAATAGAAAACAGAATAATTAATTTAACAAAGTCGTTCAGTGATATTACAGTACAAACTTATTTATACATATCTGTAAGATATTCCCTAACCAATATGGATAGTAATAACACGATTCATGAATTATATGGTTTGGTAGATAAGAAAACGGTATTTTCAGTAATAAAAAGAAAGTTTGGAGAATAGTTAAAGCAAGAAAGTTTTACAACCAAGTAAAAGAAATAAAAGTAAAATGATAGTGTATAATATAAGTAAAAATTATAAACTCATTTTGGATGAGATTCAGGATTTATACAACCATAATAATTGACATTGAAGCTCATCCTAAAACCAATTTTATTCCCATATCTATACTGTTTTCATGTTAGAAATTGGAGTAATTATTTGAAATTTAAGATTTTGGGATAAGCCATTGAAATAATTCCAAAATCAAGCTCTCTCGATAATAATATCATTGAAATGAAAAAAATTGCAAAGAAAATGATAAGCAATAATTGAGAAAATTTCTCCTTGTTAATTCACACTGATGAATTGACATCCATAGTTATAAGTTTTTAACCGTTTTTGTTCTTTCTGATCTCCGCTTTGAACTCGTTATAACAACGCTTAAAAGTTTGGTTTTGGATTTACAGCAAGCAAATTCGAGACGTGCCAGAGAAGGTAAGTAATCACAGACTTTTTCGCCATAAGATCTAACATGCTTCCAGGCTTTATGGTGATTGGCAAAAAGATTCTCGTCTACGTATATTGAATTATTTTCCCTATTATATACAACTCTATCATTTCCTACTGGACAGACCTTGATACATATACCGCACGGTGAAATGTGACGCTTGTTTAATTCAGCGCTATAAGAGGAACAGGCTTTTTTATCTGTCAGTCCGCTAGGGTAATCTTCCTTATTAAGAGCTTTTGATGGACACATCTTTACACAACGCATACAGCGAGTGCAAAGTTCAGTTTCCAACATCGGATCCGGAGGAAGCTCGGCTGTGGACAGAATTGAACCAAAGCGGACCCTGGGGCCATATTGAGGCGTAATAATAGTGTTATTTACCCCAAAAGTGCCCAATCCAGCGAGTAAAGCAGCATGTCTATGAGAAAAGAAGGCAATGGGATTTTCGAGAAGTACCTGAATGCTTCCGTACCCATCTCTAGGTATGAAAATAGAGGGGTATCCTTTCTCGGTCAGGAAGTTAGCAAGTCTATAAGTGTACTGATCCAGTAAGGTGTTTACAGTATTGTACAATTCGCGGTAGTACAAAGAAGGGGATGTTTCCAACACCGGTAGGGGTATCGGCAATCCGATAACTATCACTGATTTTGCTTCAGGATATATTGACTGAGGATAGAATTCTTCAGGCATCCATGGTAAAAAAGGAGGGTTATTCCTCTCTCAACATTGGTAACCCCAACCATGGGTATGTCCATGCTTTCGCATTTCTGCAGGAGGGCTTTTTTTAGATCTTCAGTCATAGTTTCATCCTTTCTTTATCATTCATTGTTGCTACAGAGAGATATTTTTACCTATTCATTTAACGTTTTCACTAATTAATACGTCCAGGATTTCCCAAAAAGAGAAAACGGATTTAATTAACTTGGATAAACTTCTATCGTTTTTGAACTGAAGAATTACAAGGAAAAATCAAAAAGAATGTAGCCTGTTGTATACATTTACAATTAGGGTTATAACAAAATATAGAATCAGAGATCCTATTAATGATCCAAAAATTGACATTGAAATAATTCCAAAATCGAGTTCTCTCGATAATAATATCATTGGAACGAAAAGAATTACGAAGAAAACGATAAGCAGTAATTGAGGAGGTCTTTTCTTCATGTTAATTCACAACCATAGATCGACACACACGTTTGTAAATTTTTTAATGTCAACTCTTTTTGCTATTTTTAACGCTGTTTGACCTAAGCTTATGAAATGCTTGTAATGAACTTTACACTCACAACTTCTAGTTCTTTGACTCCAAACCAATTACGAACCTGAACTTTCTAATTCATCAGCTGATCGATCAAGTCTTCCTTAAATCTGGATTTTAAACTATCGGATTCAAACTGCGAATTTTAAACTGCCTAATTTAAACTGCGAATTTTAAACTTTCAGATTAAGCACAATGCGAATTATATGTAGTATTCAACATAGAAACGGTAAGCAACCTGAACTTCTTCCAGCTCCCTTGGCTCCAGTTCAAAATCAGGCTGGCTAGTTTTGTAAGTCTTTTCTCCAAAATTTTTAAAGGTGACTTCGCATTTTATATTTTCAGGAAGTTGAGCCTCAAAGCTACCGCATTTATCGCGGATTTTCAGCACAAATTTTTCGATTTCTGCAGGACTGAAGACTTTTTTCTTTTCAGGGATATAATTTACCTCAACTATCAATTCTTCTTTGCTTGTTAAATCTGCCCAGAAGCCGGAAAGCTCGGTTCCTTCTATCCTGTAGTCCTGAAGTTCAAAACTTCTCGTGATTGTATTCTTCATTTTGCTCTCTTCCATATTCTTAGTTTAGAAAGTGGATATATATAAACTATTTTAAAAACAAAGCAAATTATTTAGAAATTTCTTTAAATTAATAATTCTTTGTGAGCTCATCCCAAAACCAATTTTATTCTCAAATCTATTATACTATTTTCATGTTGGAAATTAGAGCGAGTATTCAAAATTCAAGGTTTTGGGATAGGCTCTGAGTTTGTTCTCTTTTCAGTAAAGCCGACTGCAAAAACAACAGTAGCAATAACAAGAAGCATTGCTACTATTTTTTAAACTTTTTCTAATTAGTAACATCACTAAAAATCTTTCTTCATTTCAAAAACATAATTGATTCACGAATTTATACAAGTTCATAAGCTCCATGTATTTTTGAGCTTCCGTTAGAGTTTTTTAAGCATGAGGGACATTATTCCGGATTTTGAAGGTCTCATGCTGCTGGGAGAGAACATGCTATCCATATCTGAACCCCCGAACATTTCCTCGTTGACACGCTTGTTAATTTCATCAAAAATCATCTTGTAGGCCAGGCAGTGCGGGTCTACGCCCTCTATCTCGCCGCTCGTGGGCACTATTGCATTGTACGGGCATCCGCCTCTGCAATATTTGATATGGGCGCATTTACTGCATGCGGTGTCCACATATTCTTTGAACTTATGCATTTTCTTCCAGGCTTCGGATTGAGCGAGGTCTGCCATGCTTGGACGGTCATAAACATTACCCATAACGTATTCGGGCATTCCTATAAAACGATAACAGGGGTATATATCTCCGTCAGGGCCTACTGCAAAGGTATCTCCCATACAGTCAACATAGGTGCAGACCGTGCCATGGCCTGTGAAAACACATTTGCACAGGTGATCAATGTTCATAACCTCAATCCGGCCCAGGTTTTCCAGATATTTATCCAGAAGATAGATCAGGAGTTCTCCGTATTCCTCTGGAGCGAGAGTCCATCTCTCAGGATTGTCATCTTTTAATGAAGGCAAGCAGGGATGGAGCTTGAGCGTCAACCCTTTCTCAAGATAAAAATTAAAAATCTCTTCCTTTTGTTTTACGGAATGAGAAGTGAAAGTGGTAATGAACCTCACATTAAGCCCGTGTTCCCTGGCAATTTCATAGCCTCTCATGGTTTTGTCATAGTATCCTTTTCCCCTCTGCAGGTCATTAAGTTCTTTTGGGCCATCCAGGCTGGAGCCTATGGGAACCCCATATTCCGCAAAAATTTCGGCTATTTCAGGGGTCATTTTCCAGAGGTTTGTCTGTATCGCAAAAGCGATTCTCCTTGGGCTTAAACCCTCAACCAGAAGCGGCAGTGCCTCCCGATAAAATTCCGCTCCAGCTAGGAGCGGTTCTCCTCCATGGAATGTGAAAGTAACCGAATCTCCCCTGAAAGTTTTAAGCCACTCAACAACTTCTTTTATCGTTTCAATGCTCATTATAGGGGACTTTTCTTCGGAACTCCAGCAGTAGCTGCAGTTAGCAGGACAACCAAGGGTCGGGATTAACATCACATGAAAAGGCATATTTAAAGCACCTTTTTTTTAAGCTTCTTTAAATTATTAGTACTTTTCTAAGTTCTACTGAGAAAACTAAGATCGAGATACTCTTTAATGTTTTATATGTTCAGCTTATCTAATTTCTTAGGCTCAGCATTCTCTAAATTTCTCTTTACTTTTTTGTCAATCAGGAGTTTATATCAAGTTCAATCAAATATTACATAGCATATTTTTCAATAAATAGTCCGCAATATATTACGGAAAGTAAAGATTAGCTAAGTTAAGGTGCGCCAGAAGAAACGGGTTCCAGGAAAAACAAACATAATTCCAAGATTTTACATTTCTGATATACAATTTGTATATATTTATACTGACTTCATATTATATTTGCAATAAATTTTAACATAGATTTTACAAATAGGGGGATAATATCTAAATTTGAAGTATACACAGGTAGACAAGAGAATACCACTTTAGACTAAGGGCAAGAAACAGGTAGATTATAGCTTTAAGTCAGCGCTACAAAGGCAAAGAAAGCTGCCTGAAAGGTATCAAGTCAGTAAAACTAAGATTAGAGTATAGCTTATCTGTAATAAAAACAATAGACGATGAATAAGGAAGCTACCGGTTTTAATGGGTAGCATTTCACATTATATCTCATATGTTCCTTCTCCTGTAACAAGCTCCCCATTTACTGCTGTCCATCCATCCTGAGGTCCGGATAACATAATTTCCACTTTTTCCCTATAGTTATTAGACTGCCATCCTCCGATCCACCATTCATTACGTGCGTCCAAGTAGATCGAAATGCTGGTATTTGCATTCGAGGAGGTCTCATAGGAGGCATACACCCGGCTTTCATAATCAAATTGCTCAGATGTCCGTGAATATGCTCCGCTAGCGTTGACATTATGCGTAAGATTGTATTTGGGCATAAGGACCATTTCATTGCCCAACGGGTTCATTGTATCTATGGTCTGGTTAGAAAATACCATTGTACTAAGATCTATACTTTTTGCCTTCTCATTTTTCATAGATAACATGAGCCCGTGTTCCGTATCTACTAGGGCGTATTCCCATGAAGGATTATTGTTATTAAAGTGATGCTCTACGGTATCCACGCCCACGGATGACGTATTGTTTATCACCGGAAGTGGAAGGTAAAGAGTTGCGTTGCTCAAGGTCGAGTCCGTAGTTAATATTACATCGTAATCATAAACACTTGTGAAACTATTATTATACATTTTCTGCTTCTGATCTTGCCACCAGATAGACAGCAACCCTACAGAAATGATTATTAATAGTACAAACCCGATCCCTATTTTGTAACGAGTCCTCATGTTTCAACACCTTATCCACTCTTGAGGAAAGATTTTAATTAAATATAATTGCTTTATAATTTCATTATATATCTAAGTCATAATAATTTAAGTGGGACACAGAAGAACTACCTTTGAATTAATTTTCATTTTGATTTAATTCCCATTTCGCAATGATTAATCTCGACAATAATGGGAACTGCCTAGTATAGTGCTGGGCGACAAATTACTTTAGAACTCTCTAAATTCTTCTTTGCTGATT belongs to Methanosarcina barkeri 3 and includes:
- a CDS encoding S-layer protein domain-containing protein; the encoded protein is MKTSCSVVSSSTAIALCLILILPMTSAALPIDYCAEIRGPVYNGSDIDNVIDTLGNGETVTVDATKFAGFYYDHDKNMATESLSIRDVEGTQGNVIGEHGLVYQTTIQNTNYKFESWDIYPVISLFGELYVPLKPTDASKLAKLILDSNENNTLNIGDILDLGQGYTLEVKQIDIEGERIWLEFDKDGKYVDDQIIVADGDGTWTCKLDNIQGENDITVLKVHVKQVFQNAVNSTAIIDGLWLIDYATALNITDEFSKLSTASIEGKVISENDLKYNTTIESVNYSYSNSFSGWDKYPVIYLFGEKYVPLRLTDSSKLAKLILDSNETHTLINGNIIDLGKGYTLKIKQIDVDGDRVWLEFDKYGQYVDDRVVSVNNGDNTWTTELNDIQGENDVVVLKVHVKNIFLDANTSVCIIKGLWLIDYFNAIDIYSSSEYGKLNDLYINGTTLIISNKYIFTLNRNSEQKIAKEIYFKVIDTPVNELRFYLFKQTIEPGIYEVRGEVAKDNSNFRWDARNFAGFYYDLDSNVATESLSISNINENIIGKNELVYNTSIKEVAYKYKNKYNDWGTYPVIGLFGEKYVPLNINNTGKLAKLVLDSNDKSAINTGDILDLGQGYTLKVKLVDIDGDKVWLEFDKDGKYVNDAIVPTDMYLGTWDVKIDNVQGENSVLVLRVHVKIFPQSSVNGTTMIDGLWLIDYANPMSIQSSDESCKLNNISINGTNLSISNRDAFTLTKGSDQEIGQGIYFRIANTSVAELRYYPFVKRIVEESSNKTLPIPDFSTNVTSGYTPLAIQFTDLSQNSVGRAWDFNNDWQGDSTEAAPIYVFTNPGSYSINLIAINENGTALKTATITAVKKSSSSGSKESSGGGGSPEPAKNVKVKELSKTFVTSGKQIKFEFPKNATCISNLSFDSKKTVGKTTAIVEMLNNKSILTPDAPRGEIYSYLNIWVGNGGYGNDEVNLENAVITFKVEKPWVQNKSIDKSSIILNRYSDKKWNELPINLLREDDKYLYFKAESPGFSPFAITGETSTKEVATEMPLETKDDEKNNSCTDLVEQQPESEEKASTFEKKSMSTPGFEIIYSAICLSGFFLCKRWKI
- a CDS encoding 4Fe-4S binding protein, whose product is MIVIGLPIPLPVLETSPSLYYRELYNTVNTLLDQYTYRLANFLTEKGYPSIFIPRDGYGSIQVLLENPIAFFSHRHAALLAGLGTFGVNNTIITPQYGPRVRFGSILSTAELPPDPMLETELCTRCMRCVKMCPSKALNKEDYPSGLTDKKACSSYSAELNKRHISPCGICIKVCPVGNDRVVYNRENNSIYVDENLFANHHKAWKHVRSYGEKVCDYLPSLARLEFACCKSKTKLLSVVITSSKRRSERTKTVKNL
- a CDS encoding TIGR04083 family peptide-modifying radical SAM enzyme is translated as MPFHVMLIPTLGCPANCSYCWSSEEKSPIMSIETIKEVVEWLKTFRGDSVTFTFHGGEPLLAGAEFYREALPLLVEGLSPRRIAFAIQTNLWKMTPEIAEIFAEYGVPIGSSLDGPKELNDLQRGKGYYDKTMRGYEIAREHGLNVRFITTFTSHSVKQKEEIFNFYLEKGLTLKLHPCLPSLKDDNPERWTLAPEEYGELLIYLLDKYLENLGRIEVMNIDHLCKCVFTGHGTVCTYVDCMGDTFAVGPDGDIYPCYRFIGMPEYVMGNVYDRPSMADLAQSEAWKKMHKFKEYVDTACSKCAHIKYCRGGCPYNAIVPTSGEIEGVDPHCLAYKMIFDEINKRVNEEMFGGSDMDSMFSPSSMRPSKSGIMSLMLKKL